Proteins encoded in a region of the Sander lucioperca isolate FBNREF2018 chromosome 18, SLUC_FBN_1.2, whole genome shotgun sequence genome:
- the coq6 gene encoding ubiquinone biosynthesis monooxygenase COQ6, mitochondrial isoform X1: MHKLTRATLAFNGLGRCLIADKHLSAIKITSRGLVSAEHGDDSGKNDVYDVIISGGGMVGSAMACSLGMDPNLEGRKILLLEAGNKKVMDKVPENYSIRVSSISPGSATILSGIGAWEHITKMRCKPYKKMQVWDACSDALITFDKENLQDEMAYIVENDIIVAALTKQLDSLSDNVQVKYRSKVVKYAWPLPHQAADAIPWVKVTLASGETVQTKLLIGADGPNSMVRRELGIPTVKWNYDQSAVVAVLHLSEPTENNVAWQRFLPTGPIAMLPLSDTESSLVWSTSHRLAEELLELDEESFVDAINSAFWRNENQSELIETAGSLFRGALSVIMPSAGSPRQLPPSVAGIGPKTRVMFPLGIGHASEYIRHRVALVGDAAHRVHPLAGQGANLGFGDVACLTQLVSQAAFDGKDLGAMQHLLQYETERQRHNLPMMAAIDLMKRLYSTNAAPAVLLRTFGLQATNMLPALKEQIVAFASK; encoded by the exons ATGCACAAGCTCACAAGGGCGACGCTGGCCTTTAACGGACTTGGCCGGTGTTTAATTGCAGACAAGCATTTATCTGCTATAAAAATCACCAGCCGAGGATTAGTGAGCGCAGAACATGGGGACGATTCTGGCAAGAATGATGTTTATGATGTTATTATATCCGGGGGAGGAATGGTTGGATCTGCAATGGCATGTTCCCTAG GTATGGATCCAAACTTGGAGGGTAGGAAGATTCTTTTGCTTGAAGCAGGCAACAAGAAAGTGATGGACAAGGTCCCAGAAAACTACAGCATCAGAGTCAGCTCCATCAGTCCAGGATCTGCCACCATCCTCAGTG GTATTGGAGCATGGGAGCACATTACAAAGATGAGGTGCAAGCCCTATAAAAAGATGCAG GTTTGGGATGCCTGCTCAGATGCCCTGATCACATTTGATAAGGAGAACCTGCAGGACGAGATGGCATACATCGTGGAGAACGACATCATTGTGGCTGCACTCACTAAACAGCTAGACAGCCTGTCCG ATAACGTGCAAGTGAAGTACAGGTCCAAGGTGGTGAAGTATGCGTGGCCCCTGCCCCACCAGGCAGCAGACGCCATCCCATGGGTCAAGGTCACGTTGGCGAGCGGTGAGACTGTTCAGACGAAGCTGTTG ATTGGTGCAGACGGACCAAACTCAATGGTAAGGCGGGAATTGGGGATACCCACAGTcaagtggaattatgaccaatcTGCTGTGGTTGCTGTGCTGCACCTATCAGAG CCCACAGAAAACAATGTCGCATGGCAAAGGTTCCTCCCAACAGGACCCATTGCAATGTTACCG CTGTCGGACACAGAGAGCTCTCTGGTGTGGTCAACCAGTCATCGGCTGGCAGAGGAGCTGCTGGAGCTGGATGAGGAGAGCTTTGTCGACGCTATCAACTCTGCCTTC TGGCGTAATGAGAACCAGTCAGAGCTGATTGAGACGGCTGGCTCTCTGTTCCGCGGCGCCCTGTCGGTCATCATGCCGTCTGCAGGTTCACCTCGACAGCTTCCCCCAAGTGTGGCAGGGATCGGCCCAAAGACCAGAGTCATGTTTCCTCTGGGCATCGGCCATGCATCAGAGTACATCAGGCACCGCGTAGCTCTCGTTGG GGATGCAGCCCATCGTGTCCATCCTCTGGCAGGTCAGGGAGCCAACCTGGGCTTTGGGGATGTGGCTTGCCTAACACAGCTTGTGAGCCAGGCAGCCTTTGACGGGAAGGACCTGG GAGCGATGCAGCACCTGTTACAATATGAAACTGAACGCCAGCGACACAATCTGCCCATGATGGCTGCCATTGACCTCATGAAACGTCTTTACTCCACTAACGCCGCTCCCGCTGTCCTCCTACGCACCTTCGGTCTGCAGGCCACCAACATGCTCCCAGCACTAAAA GAGCAGATCGTGGCATTTGCAAGCAAGTGA
- the coq6 gene encoding ubiquinone biosynthesis monooxygenase COQ6, mitochondrial isoform X2, translated as MHKLTRATLAFNGLGRCLIADKHLSAIKITSRGLVSAEHGDDSGKNDVYDVIISGGGMVGSAMACSLGMDPNLEGRKILLLEAGNKKVMDKVPENYSIRVSSISPGSATILSGIGAWEHITKMRCKPYKKMQVWDACSDALITFDKENLQDEMAYIVENDIIVAALTKQLDSLSDNVQVKYRSKVVKYAWPLPHQAADAIPWVKVTLASGETVQTKLLIGADGPNSMVRRELGIPTVKWNYDQSAVVAVLHLSEPTENNVAWQRFLPTGPIAMLPLSDTESSLVWSTSHRLAEELLELDEESFVDAINSAFWRNENQSELIETAGSLFRGALSVIMPSAGSPRQLPPSVAGIGPKTRVMFPLGIGHASEYIRHRVALVGDAAHRVHPLAGQGANLDFGDVACLTQLVSQAAFDGKDLG; from the exons ATGCACAAGCTCACAAGGGCGACGCTGGCCTTTAACGGACTTGGCCGGTGTTTAATTGCAGACAAGCATTTATCTGCTATAAAAATCACCAGCCGAGGATTAGTGAGCGCAGAACATGGGGACGATTCTGGCAAGAATGATGTTTATGATGTTATTATATCCGGGGGAGGAATGGTTGGATCTGCAATGGCATGTTCCCTAG GTATGGATCCAAACTTGGAGGGTAGGAAGATTCTTTTGCTTGAAGCAGGCAACAAGAAAGTGATGGACAAGGTCCCAGAAAACTACAGCATCAGAGTCAGCTCCATCAGTCCAGGATCTGCCACCATCCTCAGTG GTATTGGAGCATGGGAGCACATTACAAAGATGAGGTGCAAGCCCTATAAAAAGATGCAG GTTTGGGATGCCTGCTCAGATGCCCTGATCACATTTGATAAGGAGAACCTGCAGGACGAGATGGCATACATCGTGGAGAACGACATCATTGTGGCTGCACTCACTAAACAGCTAGACAGCCTGTCCG ATAACGTGCAAGTGAAGTACAGGTCCAAGGTGGTGAAGTATGCGTGGCCCCTGCCCCACCAGGCAGCAGACGCCATCCCATGGGTCAAGGTCACGTTGGCGAGCGGTGAGACTGTTCAGACGAAGCTGTTG ATTGGTGCAGACGGACCAAACTCAATGGTAAGGCGGGAATTGGGGATACCCACAGTcaagtggaattatgaccaatcTGCTGTGGTTGCTGTGCTGCACCTATCAGAG CCCACAGAAAACAATGTCGCATGGCAAAGGTTCCTCCCAACAGGACCCATTGCAATGTTACCG CTGTCGGACACAGAGAGCTCTCTGGTGTGGTCAACCAGTCATCGGCTGGCAGAGGAGCTGCTGGAGCTGGATGAGGAGAGCTTTGTCGACGCTATCAACTCTGCCTTC TGGCGTAATGAGAACCAGTCAGAGCTGATTGAGACGGCTGGCTCTCTGTTCCGCGGCGCCCTGTCGGTCATCATGCCGTCTGCAGGTTCACCTCGACAGCTTCCCCCAAGTGTGGCAGGGATCGGCCCAAAGACCAGAGTCATGTTTCCTCTGGGCATCGGCCATGCATCAGAGTACATCAGGCACCGCGTAGCTCTCGTTGG GGATGCAGCCCATCGTGTCCATCCTCTGGCGGGTCAGGGAGCCAACCTGGACTTTGGGGATGTGGCTTGCCTAACACAGCTTGTGAGCCAGGCAGCCTTTGACGGGAAGGACCTGGGTTAG